In Paracoccus aminophilus JCM 7686, a single window of DNA contains:
- a CDS encoding sugar transferase: MKHHVHIVGDDQSRIDGHGFASVQATDGLAKGIGSVYARFVKRGLDTLIILAALPIILPVVLILSAIVAFDGHSPFYSQMRVGRSGRSFRLWKLRTMVPNADQKLAAYLAENAQAKAEWDLTQKLKKDPRITPFGHFLRKSSLDELLQLFNVLKGDMSIVGPRPMLLEQAQLYPGADYYHLRPGVTGLWQISDRNDSTFAARATYDARYAMDLSFTGDLRIMYQTVGVVVRGTGY, encoded by the coding sequence ATGAAACATCACGTCCACATTGTTGGGGATGATCAGTCCCGCATCGATGGTCACGGTTTCGCTTCTGTTCAGGCGACCGACGGGCTGGCAAAAGGGATCGGTTCGGTTTACGCGCGCTTCGTCAAGCGCGGTCTCGACACCTTGATCATTCTTGCGGCTCTGCCGATCATTCTTCCCGTTGTTCTCATTCTTTCCGCCATCGTCGCTTTCGACGGGCATTCGCCCTTCTATTCGCAGATGCGGGTTGGCCGTTCGGGCCGCAGCTTCCGCCTGTGGAAGCTTCGCACCATGGTTCCGAATGCCGATCAGAAGCTTGCCGCCTATCTCGCCGAGAATGCGCAAGCCAAAGCAGAATGGGATCTGACCCAGAAGCTGAAAAAAGACCCGCGGATCACGCCCTTTGGTCACTTCCTGCGCAAATCCTCGCTGGACGAGCTGCTTCAGCTCTTCAACGTGCTCAAAGGCGACATGAGCATCGTTGGCCCGCGTCCGATGCTGCTGGAACAAGCCCAGCTTTACCCCGGCGCAGATTACTACCATCTGCGCCCCGGTGTAACCGGCCTGTGGCAAATCTCGGACCGTAACGACAGCACCTTCGCCGCCCGCGCGACCTATGATGCGCGTTATGCGATGGATCTGAGCTTCACCGGCGATCTTCGGATCATGTATCAAACCGTCGGCGTCGTGGTGCGCGGCACCGGTTATTGA
- a CDS encoding glycosyltransferase family 2 protein, with protein sequence MTSDSAVQIIIPAHNESGFLGHCLDAVLAQDYQGAAHVIVVANGCTDDTAARAASFGPALKARGWRLTVAELPEGGKVGALNHGDRLAGEGARIYLDADIQMAPELLSGIAAALATDQPRYAGGRLVVARSESPVSRAYARFWQRLPFVTTGVTGAGLFAVNPAGRARWGAFPGIISDDTFVRLQFSEDERILVNEAYHWPIAEGFSRLVRVRRRQDNGVSEIARLYPELLGNQGHDRPSRGELVRLALRDPIGFSIYAAVAVAVRSGRNRHDWARGR encoded by the coding sequence ATGACCTCCGATTCCGCTGTGCAGATCATCATTCCCGCCCATAACGAATCCGGCTTTCTGGGGCATTGCCTCGATGCCGTGCTGGCGCAGGACTATCAGGGCGCCGCTCATGTGATCGTGGTGGCCAATGGCTGCACCGACGACACCGCCGCGCGCGCGGCAAGCTTTGGGCCCGCGCTGAAGGCCCGCGGCTGGCGGCTCACCGTGGCCGAACTGCCCGAAGGCGGCAAGGTCGGCGCGCTCAACCACGGCGACCGCCTCGCCGGAGAGGGCGCGCGGATTTATCTCGACGCCGATATCCAGATGGCGCCAGAGCTTCTGTCCGGCATCGCCGCCGCCCTTGCGACCGATCAGCCGCGCTATGCTGGCGGGCGGCTGGTGGTGGCGCGCAGCGAAAGCCCGGTCTCGCGCGCCTATGCCCGTTTCTGGCAACGGCTGCCCTTCGTGACGACCGGCGTCACAGGTGCGGGGCTTTTCGCGGTCAATCCGGCCGGTCGCGCGCGCTGGGGCGCGTTTCCGGGCATTATCTCGGACGACACTTTCGTGCGTCTGCAGTTTTCTGAGGACGAGCGCATCCTGGTGAACGAAGCCTATCATTGGCCGATCGCCGAAGGGTTCAGCCGCCTCGTGCGGGTGCGTCGGCGGCAGGACAATGGCGTCAGCGAAATCGCGCGCCTCTATCCCGAACTGCTTGGCAATCAAGGCCATGACCGCCCGAGCCGCGGTGAGCTTGTTCGGCTGGCCCTGCGCGATCCGATCGGCTTTTCGATCTATGCCGCTGTGGCCGTCGCCGTCCGTTCAGGCAGAAACCGTCACGACTGGGCCCGCGGGCGCTAG
- a CDS encoding MupA/Atu3671 family FMN-dependent luciferase-like monooxygenase — MTEFSAIVIGNESLMRHATEELISRGHRIAAVVTRNPDLRDWAQGAGLRVEDQDAPLAADAPAADWLFSVANLSVLKPEMLARGRLGAINFHDGPLPRMAGLNVPLWAMIEGKSDHGITWHLIEGGIDEGDILATRQFPIRPDDNALTMNARCFARGAEAFADVIQMLENGAPIRQKQDLSQRGYYALDKRPEAASLIDFSQNARQIVDLVRALDHSGYWNPLAEPKLQLACGRILPVRAADYAEGSGAPGQLLEHLGDELTVAVADGAVRLVLAHPVVQIASPLPLLAAEEKARLTALSGPAAKADGFWRKRLARMSPAVLPGVTAEDAALTQIDLGEIDATRALPLAAAVLARLAGQVETDIAFQPETLAEAKGILSPWLPLRVDAAPRSTLAALGQGLADQIAQIAKRGPFMLDLLRRAPELREAALPDLAISLSDTPLPTALRVVLSGGRGRIDYDASRISAARAERAAGAIRAGLSLPGEALLKDLPLLSDAERQDLLYARNQTAVAFTPATIHELIAATAASDPDAVAVVFENRKLTRGELDRAANALARQLVELGVGPDKPVGIFARRSPELVIAALAVLKAGGAYVPLDPDYPADRIALYVEDSAASVVLVEAGREGDLPPHGAQVITIPAAVPAVAEAPVTAVQPENIAYLIFTSGSTGRPKGVMVEHRNVTNFFAGMDAFIPHQPGDAWLAVTSLSFDISVLEIFWTLARGMKLVIAGEESRLAVSGGAPRPSGKQIDFSLFYWGNDDGPGPQKYKLLLDGARFADENGFTAVWTPERHFHAFGGPYPNPSVSGAAVAAVTKNIAVRAGSCVLPLHHPARVAEEWSVIDNLTGGRAGLAIASGWQPDDFVLRPENRPPQNKPSMIEGIDQLRRLWRGEAVSFPTGDGKDFAVVTQPRPVQPEIPLWMTVAGNPDTWKEAGRLGMNVLTHLLGQSIEVVEARIKDYHAALREAGHDPAEFKVSLMLHTCLAADRETAREIAREPMKAYLRSAAALVKQYAWDFPAFRRPEGMSNPMAIDLGSLSDDEMDGILEFAFLRYFEDSGLFGSLEDAIARVEHLRGIGVGEIACLIDYGIAPAQVVEGFPLLAELRRAVNPVEDDSDFSIAAQIRRYGVTHLQCTPSMARILVSDPVVATELARLKCIMVGGEALPPTLLAELRKASGAKILNMYGPTETTIWSTVADLSQGAEVTLGRPIANTQVYVLDGEGNPVPPDGQGELWIGGHGVTRGYWQRPDLTEAAFRPDPFVTPGHAAPGGARMYKTGDLVRWREDGLLDYLGRADHQIKLRGFRIELGEIESALAALPGVRDAVAIVREDSPGDRRLVGYVTGASVDEAKMRETLIAHLPGHMVPGRIVTLDQMPLTPNRKIDRKQLPPPGGVVTRVAPVVAPAPVAPPVVVTAAPIAQPEPAAAQKAELLDAVARIWRETLGVPQILPRDNFFAMGGHSLLAIQLHRTLRDQLGLARLGVTDIFRFPVFEAFQKHVSGLAPSTPIAAKPVAPAPAPIAAAPAPAAPAQPTPQILSAPAAAPISDTMARRRALRAQLRQNG; from the coding sequence ATGACCGAATTTTCCGCCATCGTCATTGGCAATGAATCCCTCATGCGCCATGCGACCGAAGAGCTGATCTCGCGCGGGCATCGCATTGCCGCCGTGGTGACGCGCAACCCAGATCTGCGGGATTGGGCGCAGGGCGCGGGCCTCAGGGTCGAAGATCAGGACGCGCCTTTGGCCGCCGATGCCCCGGCTGCCGACTGGCTGTTCAGCGTCGCCAATCTCTCGGTCCTGAAGCCCGAGATGCTGGCGCGCGGGCGTTTGGGCGCGATCAATTTCCACGATGGTCCGCTGCCGCGCATGGCCGGGCTGAATGTGCCTTTGTGGGCGATGATTGAGGGCAAATCCGATCATGGCATCACCTGGCATCTGATCGAGGGCGGCATTGACGAGGGCGATATTCTCGCGACCCGGCAATTCCCGATCCGGCCCGATGACAATGCGCTGACGATGAATGCGCGCTGTTTTGCGCGCGGGGCCGAGGCCTTTGCCGATGTCATCCAGATGCTCGAAAACGGCGCGCCGATCCGGCAAAAGCAGGATCTGAGCCAGCGCGGTTATTACGCGCTCGACAAGCGCCCCGAGGCGGCAAGCCTGATCGATTTCAGCCAAAACGCCCGCCAGATCGTCGATCTGGTGCGCGCGCTCGATCACAGCGGCTATTGGAACCCCTTGGCCGAGCCCAAGCTGCAACTGGCCTGCGGTCGCATCCTGCCGGTCCGCGCGGCGGATTATGCCGAGGGCAGCGGCGCGCCCGGTCAGCTGCTCGAACATCTCGGCGACGAGCTGACCGTTGCGGTCGCGGATGGTGCGGTGCGGCTGGTGCTGGCGCATCCGGTGGTGCAAATCGCCTCGCCTTTGCCACTGCTGGCGGCCGAGGAAAAGGCGCGGCTGACGGCGCTCTCGGGGCCTGCGGCCAAGGCTGACGGCTTCTGGCGCAAGCGTCTGGCGCGGATGAGCCCGGCGGTTTTGCCCGGCGTCACCGCCGAGGATGCCGCGCTGACCCAGATTGATCTGGGCGAGATCGACGCGACCCGCGCTTTGCCTTTGGCCGCCGCCGTTCTGGCGCGGCTGGCCGGGCAGGTCGAGACCGACATCGCCTTCCAGCCCGAGACCCTGGCCGAGGCCAAGGGGATTCTCTCGCCCTGGCTGCCGCTCCGCGTCGATGCCGCGCCGCGCAGCACGCTCGCGGCGCTTGGGCAGGGGCTGGCGGATCAGATCGCGCAGATCGCAAAACGCGGGCCCTTCATGCTCGACCTGTTGCGCCGCGCGCCCGAATTGCGCGAAGCGGCGCTGCCCGATCTCGCGATCAGCCTCAGCGATACCCCGCTGCCCACCGCTTTGCGCGTGGTGTTGAGCGGGGGCCGCGGGCGAATCGATTATGACGCGAGCCGGATCTCGGCGGCGCGGGCCGAGCGGGCTGCGGGCGCAATCCGAGCGGGTCTTTCGCTGCCAGGCGAGGCTTTGCTGAAAGACCTGCCGCTGCTCTCGGACGCCGAGCGTCAGGACCTGCTTTACGCCCGAAACCAGACCGCCGTCGCGTTCACGCCCGCAACCATCCACGAGCTGATCGCGGCGACGGCGGCCAGCGATCCCGATGCTGTGGCCGTGGTTTTTGAAAACCGTAAGCTGACGCGGGGCGAGTTGGACCGCGCCGCCAATGCGCTGGCCCGCCAATTGGTCGAACTGGGCGTCGGCCCGGACAAGCCGGTCGGCATCTTCGCCCGCCGCTCGCCCGAGCTGGTGATTGCGGCCTTGGCCGTCCTGAAAGCGGGCGGGGCCTATGTGCCGCTCGACCCCGATTATCCCGCCGACCGCATCGCGCTTTATGTCGAGGACAGCGCCGCCTCGGTCGTCTTGGTCGAGGCCGGACGCGAAGGCGATCTGCCGCCCCATGGCGCGCAGGTCATCACCATTCCTGCGGCGGTTCCGGCCGTGGCCGAGGCGCCGGTTACCGCCGTTCAGCCAGAAAACATCGCCTATCTGATCTTCACCTCGGGTTCGACCGGACGGCCGAAAGGCGTGATGGTCGAGCACCGAAATGTCACCAATTTCTTTGCGGGCATGGATGCGTTCATTCCCCACCAGCCGGGCGACGCTTGGCTTGCGGTGACGAGCCTGTCGTTCGATATTTCCGTGCTCGAGATCTTCTGGACGCTCGCGCGCGGTATGAAACTGGTGATCGCGGGCGAGGAATCGCGACTGGCGGTCTCGGGAGGCGCGCCGCGTCCCTCGGGCAAGCAGATCGATTTCAGCCTGTTCTATTGGGGCAATGACGACGGGCCGGGGCCGCAGAAATACAAGCTCTTGCTCGATGGCGCGCGCTTTGCCGACGAAAACGGCTTTACCGCCGTCTGGACGCCCGAGCGCCATTTCCACGCGTTCGGCGGCCCCTATCCGAACCCCTCGGTCTCGGGTGCGGCGGTGGCGGCGGTGACGAAAAACATCGCGGTGCGGGCGGGCTCTTGCGTGCTGCCGCTGCACCATCCCGCGCGCGTCGCCGAGGAATGGTCGGTCATCGACAACCTGACCGGCGGTCGCGCCGGGCTGGCGATTGCCTCGGGCTGGCAGCCCGATGATTTCGTCCTGCGTCCCGAAAACCGTCCGCCGCAGAACAAGCCCTCGATGATCGAAGGGATCGACCAGCTGCGCCGCTTGTGGCGCGGCGAGGCGGTTTCCTTCCCGACCGGCGACGGCAAGGATTTCGCGGTCGTGACCCAGCCGCGTCCGGTTCAGCCGGAAATCCCGTTGTGGATGACCGTCGCGGGCAATCCTGACACCTGGAAAGAGGCCGGGCGTCTGGGCATGAACGTCCTGACGCATCTCCTTGGCCAAAGCATCGAGGTGGTCGAGGCGCGGATCAAGGATTACCACGCGGCGCTCCGCGAGGCGGGCCATGACCCGGCCGAATTCAAGGTCTCGCTGATGCTGCACACCTGCCTTGCCGCGGATCGCGAGACGGCGCGGGAAATCGCGCGCGAGCCGATGAAGGCCTATCTGCGCTCGGCCGCGGCGCTGGTGAAGCAATATGCCTGGGATTTCCCGGCCTTCCGTCGCCCCGAAGGCATGTCGAACCCGATGGCGATCGATCTCGGCTCGCTGTCTGACGACGAGATGGACGGCATCCTCGAATTCGCCTTCCTGCGCTATTTCGAGGATTCGGGCCTCTTTGGCTCGCTCGAGGATGCGATTGCGCGGGTCGAGCATCTGCGTGGCATTGGCGTCGGCGAAATCGCCTGCCTCATTGATTACGGCATCGCGCCCGCGCAGGTGGTCGAGGGCTTCCCGCTGCTGGCCGAGCTGCGTCGTGCGGTGAACCCGGTCGAGGATGACAGCGATTTCTCGATTGCCGCGCAGATCCGCCGCTATGGCGTGACCCATCTGCAATGCACGCCCTCGATGGCGCGGATTCTGGTCTCGGACCCGGTGGTTGCGACGGAACTCGCCCGGCTCAAATGCATCATGGTCGGTGGCGAGGCGCTGCCGCCCACGCTTCTGGCCGAATTGCGCAAGGCGAGCGGGGCGAAGATCCTGAACATGTATGGCCCGACCGAGACGACGATCTGGTCGACTGTCGCGGATCTGAGCCAGGGCGCAGAGGTCACTCTGGGCCGTCCGATTGCCAATACGCAGGTCTATGTCCTTGACGGCGAAGGAAATCCTGTGCCTCCGGACGGGCAGGGCGAGCTCTGGATCGGCGGGCATGGCGTCACGCGCGGCTATTGGCAGCGCCCCGATCTGACCGAGGCGGCCTTCCGTCCCGATCCTTTCGTGACCCCCGGCCATGCCGCGCCGGGCGGCGCGCGCATGTATAAGACCGGCGATCTCGTGCGTTGGCGCGAGGATGGTCTGCTCGACTACCTCGGTCGCGCCGATCACCAGATCAAGCTTCGCGGGTTCCGCATCGAATTGGGCGAGATCGAATCGGCTTTGGCGGCTTTGCCGGGCGTGCGCGACGCGGTGGCGATCGTGCGCGAGGACAGTCCGGGCGACCGTCGTCTCGTCGGCTATGTCACCGGCGCGAGCGTCGATGAGGCCAAAATGCGCGAGACCCTGATCGCGCATCTGCCGGGCCATATGGTGCCGGGCCGGATCGTGACTCTTGACCAGATGCCGTTGACGCCGAACCGCAAGATCGACCGCAAGCAATTGCCGCCTCCGGGTGGGGTGGTCACGCGCGTGGCTCCGGTCGTGGCACCGGCTCCGGTCGCGCCGCCCGTGGTCGTGACAGCGGCGCCTATCGCCCAGCCAGAACCTGCCGCCGCGCAAAAGGCCGAGCTGCTGGACGCGGTCGCTCGCATCTGGCGCGAGACGCTTGGCGTGCCGCAGATCCTGCCGCGCGACAATTTCTTCGCAATGGGCGGCCACTCGCTGCTGGCGATTCAACTGCACCGGACCCTGCGCGATCAGCTGGGGCTGGCGCGGCTGGGGGTGACGGATATCTTCCGCTTCCCGGTCTTCGAGGCGTTCCAGAAACATGTCTCGGGACTGGCGCCGAGCACGCCGATCGCAGCCAAACCGGTCGCGCCAGCACCCGCGCCAATCGCCGCGGCACCGGCGCCCGCCGCGCCCGCTCAACCCACGCCGCAGATCCTGAGCGCGCCGGCAGCGGCCCCGATCAGCGACACGATGGCGCGTCGACGGGCGTTGCGCGCGCAGCTTCGTCAGAACGGGTGA
- a CDS encoding glycosyltransferase, which produces MSKKLPRIGYIVNTYPRPSHSFIRREIVAVERIGFDVHRFAMRGDLAQLKDAGDLAEHERTERVLERGSRGLAGAFFGAAFRKPRQFLTALRRARSRAKAGESSFPRQMIYLAEGAIVAARAKELGLDHLHAHFGTNSTSVAQYAHLLSGVPYSFTVHGPEEFDRPEAFDLGAKIADAKFCAAISSFGRSQLFRWAEPADWAKVEIVHCGIEPARWGAPSAFPGGMALRLVAVGRFAEQKGFGLLIDAFAKAHRQNPNLQLSLVGDGPLRPEIEALIRRESLGDAVELLGWQDETGVRAAVTAAHLMVMPSFAEGLPVVIMEAMASARPIIATYIAGIPELVRPGQEGWLVPAGDSAALAEAMLTAAAADRVTLEAMGAAARCRVLARHDIDASAEKLAQLFTATAN; this is translated from the coding sequence TTGAGCAAGAAGCTGCCGCGAATCGGTTACATCGTCAATACCTATCCACGCCCCTCGCATAGCTTCATCCGGCGTGAAATCGTCGCAGTGGAGCGAATCGGTTTTGACGTGCATCGCTTCGCCATGCGCGGTGATCTCGCTCAACTCAAGGATGCAGGCGATCTGGCGGAACATGAGCGGACCGAACGGGTTCTGGAACGCGGGAGTCGCGGTCTGGCGGGCGCCTTTTTCGGCGCCGCTTTCCGCAAACCGCGGCAGTTTCTGACGGCGCTGCGCCGCGCGCGGTCTCGGGCGAAGGCGGGCGAATCGTCCTTCCCGCGCCAGATGATCTATCTCGCCGAAGGTGCGATCGTGGCCGCGCGGGCGAAAGAGCTGGGGCTCGACCATCTGCACGCGCATTTCGGCACCAATTCGACCTCGGTTGCGCAATATGCGCATCTTCTTTCCGGGGTTCCTTACAGTTTCACGGTCCACGGCCCCGAGGAATTCGACCGTCCCGAGGCCTTCGATCTTGGCGCGAAGATTGCCGATGCAAAATTTTGCGCCGCAATCAGCAGTTTTGGCCGGTCTCAACTGTTCCGATGGGCCGAGCCGGCGGACTGGGCGAAGGTCGAGATCGTGCATTGCGGGATCGAGCCCGCCCGCTGGGGCGCGCCCTCGGCCTTTCCCGGCGGGATGGCACTGCGCCTGGTCGCGGTCGGGCGGTTTGCCGAGCAAAAGGGCTTTGGGCTGCTGATCGACGCTTTCGCCAAGGCGCATCGGCAAAACCCGAATTTGCAGCTCTCGCTGGTTGGCGACGGCCCGCTTCGCCCCGAGATCGAGGCGTTGATTCGGCGCGAATCTCTGGGCGATGCGGTCGAATTGCTGGGTTGGCAGGACGAAACCGGCGTGCGCGCCGCGGTGACCGCCGCGCATCTCATGGTCATGCCCAGCTTTGCCGAAGGGCTTCCGGTCGTCATCATGGAGGCCATGGCCAGCGCGCGTCCGATCATCGCGACCTATATCGCCGGGATCCCCGAGCTGGTGCGCCCGGGTCAGGAGGGCTGGCTTGTGCCTGCGGGCGATAGCGCGGCTTTGGCCGAGGCCATGTTGACGGCGGCGGCAGCCGATCGCGTCACGCTTGAGGCGATGGGGGCCGCTGCGCGCTGCCGCGTGTTGGCGCGCCATGACATCGACGCCTCGGCGGAAAAGCTGGCGCAGCTCTTTACCGCGACCGCCAACTGA
- a CDS encoding glycosyltransferase, with protein sequence MHGTTENTDTIQPSSPSEGARPLRLAAIAIGRNEGERLVRCLTSLLPHAERVIYVDSGSTDGSRARATELGAEVIALDMTRPFTAARARNAGLDRVGSVEFVQFVDGDCEVDANWIPTALAAMSANPDLAVAAGRRRERFPEASIYNRICDIEWNTPIGPAQAVGGDMLARREALVEIGGYDPSLIAGEEPEMCLRLARAGWQIERLDAEMTLHDAAMTRFSQWWKRSRRAGHAFAEVSWRYRDGPEGFWRREARRPLIWAGAIPLVLILVSATVSPWALLGFALYPIQIARLALGDPEPARRWGRAFFNTLGKLPEAWGVAEYHIRRLLGRRSGLIEYK encoded by the coding sequence ATGCATGGGACAACCGAAAATACCGATACAATTCAGCCGAGCAGCCCGTCCGAGGGTGCGCGGCCTCTCCGTTTGGCTGCAATCGCGATTGGGCGTAACGAAGGCGAGAGACTGGTGCGTTGCCTGACCTCGCTGCTGCCACATGCCGAGCGCGTGATTTACGTTGATTCGGGCTCGACCGATGGCTCGCGCGCCCGCGCGACCGAGCTTGGCGCCGAGGTCATCGCGCTGGACATGACCCGGCCCTTCACCGCCGCCCGGGCGCGGAATGCCGGGCTCGATCGGGTCGGATCGGTCGAATTCGTCCAGTTCGTCGATGGCGATTGCGAGGTCGACGCGAACTGGATCCCGACCGCGCTGGCGGCGATGTCGGCCAATCCCGATCTGGCCGTGGCCGCCGGACGTCGACGCGAGCGCTTCCCCGAGGCCTCGATCTACAACCGGATTTGCGACATCGAGTGGAACACGCCGATCGGCCCGGCGCAGGCGGTGGGCGGCGATATGCTGGCCCGGCGCGAGGCTTTGGTCGAAATCGGCGGCTATGACCCCAGCCTGATCGCCGGGGAAGAGCCCGAAATGTGCCTGCGCCTTGCGCGCGCGGGCTGGCAGATTGAACGGCTCGACGCCGAGATGACCCTGCACGACGCCGCCATGACGCGCTTTTCGCAATGGTGGAAACGCTCGCGCCGGGCCGGACACGCCTTTGCCGAGGTCTCGTGGCGCTATCGCGATGGGCCCGAGGGGTTCTGGAGGCGCGAGGCCCGCCGTCCGCTGATCTGGGCCGGGGCGATCCCGCTGGTCCTGATCCTGGTCAGCGCAACCGTCTCGCCTTGGGCCTTGCTGGGCTTTGCGCTTTACCCCATCCAGATCGCACGTCTCGCGCTGGGAGACCCGGAACCGGCGCGCCGCTGGGGTCGGGCTTTTTTCAACACGCTCGGGAAACTCCCAGAGGCTTGGGGCGTTGCCGAATATCACATCCGCCGCTTGCTCGGCCGCCGTTCGGGGTTGATCGAATACAAATGA
- a CDS encoding 4'-phosphopantetheinyl transferase family protein, producing MTAQQEIEAAARRIMPPGLACAVEEIGDPAARLLPLEAKAVACAVPKRQAEFAAGRLAIRRACARAGMALPALQPIGILPDRRPDLPPGLAVSLSHSARFCVALATRDTRLMPGVDLEPMAARLPEGMAEIIAPFRISAEGVPDELLCFCAKEAVYKSQFPQSLQMLDFSDLALVVRGRRFRAQLGCGAVISGRWEIAEGHLLAISWRSR from the coding sequence GTGACCGCGCAGCAAGAGATCGAAGCAGCAGCCCGGCGGATCATGCCGCCGGGCCTTGCTTGCGCGGTCGAGGAAATCGGCGATCCTGCCGCGCGGCTTTTGCCGCTTGAGGCCAAGGCGGTCGCGTGTGCCGTGCCCAAGCGGCAGGCCGAATTCGCGGCGGGGCGGTTGGCAATCCGGCGAGCTTGCGCGCGGGCGGGCATGGCTTTGCCTGCCTTGCAGCCGATTGGCATCCTGCCGGATCGGCGCCCGGATTTGCCGCCGGGCCTCGCGGTTTCGCTCAGTCACAGCGCACGCTTTTGCGTTGCTCTGGCCACGCGCGACACCCGGTTGATGCCCGGCGTCGATCTCGAGCCGATGGCTGCCAGGCTGCCCGAGGGCATGGCCGAGATCATCGCGCCCTTTCGGATCTCCGCCGAGGGCGTGCCCGACGAGTTGCTGTGCTTTTGCGCCAAGGAGGCGGTCTATAAAAGCCAGTTTCCGCAAAGCCTGCAAATGCTCGATTTCTCGGATCTGGCGCTGGTGGTGCGGGGGCGGCGCTTTCGCGCGCAGCTTGGCTGTGGCGCCGTGATCTCCGGTCGTTGGGAGATCGCGGAAGGCCATCTTCTCGCGATCAGTTGGCGGTCGCGGTAA
- a CDS encoding P-loop NTPase family protein gives MTDSTETRLDAKRSAAKEGLAVGELFGTERRTLFPFDRAGTPGDQRPEVERVGRIALMRTRLLREMRERGWTRLAIVPVTKGAGATTIALELAWAILRQEGVHVTLADLDFADPAIARHLETEGSSSVRLALRRGEDLGGLVLHLADQPNLAVLAPAAPEDHPAELLQSARFIDGLDRLHDQLPADYVIYDMAPLLGNDVGLSALPLADAILLVADGTATVAADIRKAEKLLVDQPPLMGVILNKSEK, from the coding sequence TTGACAGACAGCACTGAGACAAGGCTCGACGCGAAACGCTCTGCTGCGAAGGAGGGTCTGGCCGTCGGCGAGTTGTTTGGTACTGAGAGGCGCACATTGTTTCCCTTCGATCGAGCCGGCACGCCCGGCGATCAGCGGCCTGAGGTCGAGCGTGTCGGTCGCATCGCCTTGATGCGGACCCGGCTTTTGCGCGAAATGCGTGAACGTGGCTGGACCCGGCTGGCGATCGTGCCGGTCACCAAGGGCGCGGGCGCCACAACCATCGCGCTTGAGCTGGCCTGGGCGATCCTGCGCCAAGAGGGCGTGCATGTGACGCTGGCCGATCTCGACTTTGCCGATCCCGCGATTGCGCGCCATCTGGAAACCGAAGGCTCGTCCTCGGTTCGGCTGGCCCTGCGGCGCGGCGAGGATCTGGGCGGGCTGGTGCTGCATCTGGCCGATCAGCCCAATCTTGCGGTGCTGGCCCCGGCCGCGCCCGAGGATCACCCGGCCGAGCTCTTGCAAAGCGCGCGTTTCATCGACGGGCTTGACCGGTTGCATGATCAATTGCCCGCCGATTACGTCATTTACGATATGGCGCCGCTGTTGGGCAATGATGTCGGCCTGTCGGCCCTGCCGCTCGCCGATGCGATCCTGCTGGTGGCGGACGGCACCGCGACGGTCGCCGCCGATATCCGCAAGGCCGAGAAGCTTTTGGTCGATCAGCCGCCGCTGATGGGCGTTATCTTGAATAAATCCGAGAAATAG
- a CDS encoding glycosyltransferase family 2 protein, protein MSGPVLNTIVLNFRTPDLSLMAVEGALREMEGIAGGVTLVDNDSGDGSFEKMRAEAEARGWLASGRLAIVESGHNGGFGAGNNYGIRQGTPDGRRADLVYLLNSDAIPQPGAIRVLIDYLAAHPKAGIVCSRIRGMDGEPHHTAFRFPSVAGEFEATTRIGPVSRLLRNRIVAMPQPDHSLRVDWSAGASMMMRAEVLDQIGLFDEGFFLYFEETDLCRRAADAGWETHYVWESEIAHIGSASTGMKKWGRVPDYWYDSRRRYFEKHHGRAGALFATAAHVAGTGLWRLRCLIQRQPHGAPEGHLGLLTRHALRRQPKPAHFEKGQS, encoded by the coding sequence ATGTCTGGTCCTGTTCTGAACACAATCGTCCTGAATTTCCGCACGCCCGATCTGTCGCTGATGGCGGTCGAAGGCGCATTGCGCGAGATGGAGGGGATCGCGGGCGGCGTGACGCTCGTCGATAACGATTCAGGCGATGGCTCCTTCGAGAAGATGCGGGCCGAGGCGGAAGCGCGCGGCTGGCTTGCCTCGGGACGGCTGGCGATTGTCGAATCCGGTCACAATGGCGGCTTTGGCGCGGGCAATAATTACGGCATCCGTCAGGGCACGCCGGATGGGCGCCGGGCCGATCTGGTCTATTTGCTGAATTCGGACGCAATCCCGCAGCCGGGCGCGATCCGGGTTCTGATCGACTACCTCGCCGCCCATCCCAAGGCCGGGATCGTCTGCTCGCGCATTCGCGGCATGGATGGCGAGCCCCATCACACTGCCTTCCGTTTCCCCTCGGTCGCGGGCGAATTCGAGGCGACGACGCGGATCGGCCCGGTTTCGCGGCTTTTGCGCAACCGCATTGTCGCCATGCCGCAGCCCGACCATTCGCTGCGCGTCGATTGGTCGGCGGGGGCCTCAATGATGATGCGGGCCGAGGTGCTCGATCAGATCGGGCTCTTTGATGAGGGCTTTTTCCTTTATTTCGAGGAAACCGATCTCTGTCGCCGCGCCGCCGATGCCGGTTGGGAGACCCATTACGTCTGGGAAAGCGAGATCGCTCATATCGGCTCGGCCTCGACCGGGATGAAGAAATGGGGCCGCGTGCCGGATTACTGGTATGATTCGCGCCGCCGCTATTTCGAGAAACATCACGGTCGGGCGGGGGCGCTGTTTGCGACCGCCGCGCATGTGGCGGGCACCGGCCTCTGGCGGCTGCGCTGCCTGATCCAGCGCCAGCCGCATGGCGCGCCGGAAGGACATCTGGGCTTGCTGACGCGCCATGCTTTGCGTCGCCAGCCAAAGCCAGCCCATTTCGAAAAGGGACAGTCATGA